One window of Ziziphus jujuba cultivar Dongzao chromosome 5, ASM3175591v1 genomic DNA carries:
- the LOC107429427 gene encoding DAR GTPase 2, mitochondrial isoform X5, with protein sequence MNKMDLANRSQIKEWVSYFQQNNCLSYGVNAHNKENIKQQLGKVHLLQFLNFLQARVRELKRTEQHSSYTTTILLVGIPNVGKSALANSLHKIGRISAAEKGKLKNATVSPQPGETKDISSLKIGSHPNIYVLDTPGVLPPEILDADVCCKLALTGAIGNCLAGEKELSRYLLTILNLSDEYKKWAKLADPKNGIPVADHKAECSGNFEMDMKRKRQYPTDHTQDFIVNSVRKTLFETISSFDGNLDDERELARLVDAEISALQKVFQVPENVGVDAHDKVACKLLNLYRTGRLGHYTLDCIP encoded by the exons ATGAACAAGATGGATCTTGCTAATCGTTCACAAATTAAG GAGTGGGTAAGCTATTTTCAGCAAAATAACTGCCTTTCTTATGGAGTCAATGCCCATAACAAGGAGAATATCAAGCAG CAACTGGGTAAGGTTCACTTGTTACAGTTCTTGAACTTCTTACAAGCCCGAGTGAGGGAATTGAAGAGAACAGAGCAACATTCTAGCTATACTACAACAATATTGCTTGTTGGGATTCCTAATGTTGGTAAATCAGCTCTTGCCAACTCCTTACATAAAATTGGGAGGATTAGTGCAGCAG AGAAGGGAAAGTTGAAGAATGCTACAGTGAGTCCACAACCTGGTGAGACAAAAGACATAAGCAGCTTGAAG ATTGGAAGCCATCCCAATATTTACGTTTTAGATACCCCAGGTGTTTTGCCTCCTGAGATTCTTGATGCTGATGTCTGCTGCAAGCTAGCTTTAACAG GAGCAATTGGTAACTGTCTTGCTGGGGAAAAAGAACTCTCTCGTTATCTTTTGACTATTTTAAACTTGAGCGATGAATACAAGAAATGGGCAAAGTTGGCCGACCCTAAGAATGGGATTCCAGTAGCAGACCACAAAGCAGAATGCTCAGGCAATTTTGAAATGGACATGAAACGAAAAAGGCAATACCCCACAGATCACACACAG GATTTCATAGTGAATAGTGTTCGTAAAACTCTCTTTGAGACAATATCATCTTTCGATGGTAATTTGGATGATGAAAGGGAATTGGCTAGGCTTGTTGATGCAGAGATCTCAGCCTTGCAGAAAGTTTTTCAAGTTCCTGAGAACGTGGGTGTGGATGCTCATGATAAAGTTGCCTGTAAGTTATTGAATCTTTACCGCACGGGGAGGCTTGGACACTATACTTTAGATTGTATCCCATGA
- the LOC107429427 gene encoding DAR GTPase 2, mitochondrial isoform X1, which yields MTKASIARQLGNAIVAKNRNSGGWYGPHMAAASRAIQERIPLVDLVLEVRDARIPLSSEYEQLRNYSSTLKRIIVMNKMDLANRSQIKEWVSYFQQNNCLSYGVNAHNKENIKQQLGKVHLLQFLNFLQARVRELKRTEQHSSYTTTILLVGIPNVGKSALANSLHKIGRISAAEKGKLKNATVSPQPGETKDISSLKIGSHPNIYVLDTPGVLPPEILDADVCCKLALTGAIGNCLAGEKELSRYLLTILNLSDEYKKWAKLADPKNGIPVADHKAECSGNFEMDMKRKRQYPTDHTQDFIVNSVRKTLFETISSFDGNLDDERELARLVDAEISALQKVFQVPENVGVDAHDKVACKLLNLYRTGRLGHYTLDCIP from the exons ATGACAAAGGCTAGTATAGCAAGACAATTAGGCAATGCCATTGTTGCCAAAAACAGAAACTCTGGAGGATGGTACGGCCCTCACATGGCTGCCGCTTCACGAGCCATTCAGGAGCGCATCCCATTGGTCGATCTTGTTCTCGAGGTTAGAGACGCAAGG ATTCCACTGTCCTCAGAGTATGAACAACTGAGGAACTATTCATCCACCTTAAAACGAATTATAGTGATGAACAAGATGGATCTTGCTAATCGTTCACAAATTAAG GAGTGGGTAAGCTATTTTCAGCAAAATAACTGCCTTTCTTATGGAGTCAATGCCCATAACAAGGAGAATATCAAGCAG CAACTGGGTAAGGTTCACTTGTTACAGTTCTTGAACTTCTTACAAGCCCGAGTGAGGGAATTGAAGAGAACAGAGCAACATTCTAGCTATACTACAACAATATTGCTTGTTGGGATTCCTAATGTTGGTAAATCAGCTCTTGCCAACTCCTTACATAAAATTGGGAGGATTAGTGCAGCAG AGAAGGGAAAGTTGAAGAATGCTACAGTGAGTCCACAACCTGGTGAGACAAAAGACATAAGCAGCTTGAAG ATTGGAAGCCATCCCAATATTTACGTTTTAGATACCCCAGGTGTTTTGCCTCCTGAGATTCTTGATGCTGATGTCTGCTGCAAGCTAGCTTTAACAG GAGCAATTGGTAACTGTCTTGCTGGGGAAAAAGAACTCTCTCGTTATCTTTTGACTATTTTAAACTTGAGCGATGAATACAAGAAATGGGCAAAGTTGGCCGACCCTAAGAATGGGATTCCAGTAGCAGACCACAAAGCAGAATGCTCAGGCAATTTTGAAATGGACATGAAACGAAAAAGGCAATACCCCACAGATCACACACAG GATTTCATAGTGAATAGTGTTCGTAAAACTCTCTTTGAGACAATATCATCTTTCGATGGTAATTTGGATGATGAAAGGGAATTGGCTAGGCTTGTTGATGCAGAGATCTCAGCCTTGCAGAAAGTTTTTCAAGTTCCTGAGAACGTGGGTGTGGATGCTCATGATAAAGTTGCCTGTAAGTTATTGAATCTTTACCGCACGGGGAGGCTTGGACACTATACTTTAGATTGTATCCCATGA
- the LOC107429427 gene encoding DAR GTPase 2, mitochondrial isoform X3, which translates to MTKASIARQLGNAIVAKNRNSGGWYGPHMAAASRAIQERIPLVDLVLEVRDARIPLSSEYEQLRNYSSTLKRIIVMNKMDLANRSQIKEWVSYFQQNNCLSYGVNAHNKENIKQFLNFLQARVRELKRTEQHSSYTTTILLVGIPNVGKSALANSLHKIGRISAAEKGKLKNATVSPQPGETKDISSLKIGSHPNIYVLDTPGVLPPEILDADVCCKLALTGAIGNCLAGEKELSRYLLTILNLSDEYKKWAKLADPKNGIPVADHKAECSGNFEMDMKRKRQYPTDHTQDFIVNSVRKTLFETISSFDGNLDDERELARLVDAEISALQKVFQVPENVGVDAHDKVACKLLNLYRTGRLGHYTLDCIP; encoded by the exons ATGACAAAGGCTAGTATAGCAAGACAATTAGGCAATGCCATTGTTGCCAAAAACAGAAACTCTGGAGGATGGTACGGCCCTCACATGGCTGCCGCTTCACGAGCCATTCAGGAGCGCATCCCATTGGTCGATCTTGTTCTCGAGGTTAGAGACGCAAGG ATTCCACTGTCCTCAGAGTATGAACAACTGAGGAACTATTCATCCACCTTAAAACGAATTATAGTGATGAACAAGATGGATCTTGCTAATCGTTCACAAATTAAG GAGTGGGTAAGCTATTTTCAGCAAAATAACTGCCTTTCTTATGGAGTCAATGCCCATAACAAGGAGAATATCAAGCAG TTCTTGAACTTCTTACAAGCCCGAGTGAGGGAATTGAAGAGAACAGAGCAACATTCTAGCTATACTACAACAATATTGCTTGTTGGGATTCCTAATGTTGGTAAATCAGCTCTTGCCAACTCCTTACATAAAATTGGGAGGATTAGTGCAGCAG AGAAGGGAAAGTTGAAGAATGCTACAGTGAGTCCACAACCTGGTGAGACAAAAGACATAAGCAGCTTGAAG ATTGGAAGCCATCCCAATATTTACGTTTTAGATACCCCAGGTGTTTTGCCTCCTGAGATTCTTGATGCTGATGTCTGCTGCAAGCTAGCTTTAACAG GAGCAATTGGTAACTGTCTTGCTGGGGAAAAAGAACTCTCTCGTTATCTTTTGACTATTTTAAACTTGAGCGATGAATACAAGAAATGGGCAAAGTTGGCCGACCCTAAGAATGGGATTCCAGTAGCAGACCACAAAGCAGAATGCTCAGGCAATTTTGAAATGGACATGAAACGAAAAAGGCAATACCCCACAGATCACACACAG GATTTCATAGTGAATAGTGTTCGTAAAACTCTCTTTGAGACAATATCATCTTTCGATGGTAATTTGGATGATGAAAGGGAATTGGCTAGGCTTGTTGATGCAGAGATCTCAGCCTTGCAGAAAGTTTTTCAAGTTCCTGAGAACGTGGGTGTGGATGCTCATGATAAAGTTGCCTGTAAGTTATTGAATCTTTACCGCACGGGGAGGCTTGGACACTATACTTTAGATTGTATCCCATGA
- the LOC107429427 gene encoding DAR GTPase 2, mitochondrial isoform X2 translates to MTKASIARQLGNAIVAKNRNSGGWYGPHMAAASRAIQERIPLVDLVLEVRDARIPLSSEYEQLRNYSSTLKRIIVMNKMDLANRSQIKEWVSYFQQNNCLSYGVNAHNKENIKQVHLLQFLNFLQARVRELKRTEQHSSYTTTILLVGIPNVGKSALANSLHKIGRISAAEKGKLKNATVSPQPGETKDISSLKIGSHPNIYVLDTPGVLPPEILDADVCCKLALTGAIGNCLAGEKELSRYLLTILNLSDEYKKWAKLADPKNGIPVADHKAECSGNFEMDMKRKRQYPTDHTQDFIVNSVRKTLFETISSFDGNLDDERELARLVDAEISALQKVFQVPENVGVDAHDKVACKLLNLYRTGRLGHYTLDCIP, encoded by the exons ATGACAAAGGCTAGTATAGCAAGACAATTAGGCAATGCCATTGTTGCCAAAAACAGAAACTCTGGAGGATGGTACGGCCCTCACATGGCTGCCGCTTCACGAGCCATTCAGGAGCGCATCCCATTGGTCGATCTTGTTCTCGAGGTTAGAGACGCAAGG ATTCCACTGTCCTCAGAGTATGAACAACTGAGGAACTATTCATCCACCTTAAAACGAATTATAGTGATGAACAAGATGGATCTTGCTAATCGTTCACAAATTAAG GAGTGGGTAAGCTATTTTCAGCAAAATAACTGCCTTTCTTATGGAGTCAATGCCCATAACAAGGAGAATATCAAGCAG GTTCACTTGTTACAGTTCTTGAACTTCTTACAAGCCCGAGTGAGGGAATTGAAGAGAACAGAGCAACATTCTAGCTATACTACAACAATATTGCTTGTTGGGATTCCTAATGTTGGTAAATCAGCTCTTGCCAACTCCTTACATAAAATTGGGAGGATTAGTGCAGCAG AGAAGGGAAAGTTGAAGAATGCTACAGTGAGTCCACAACCTGGTGAGACAAAAGACATAAGCAGCTTGAAG ATTGGAAGCCATCCCAATATTTACGTTTTAGATACCCCAGGTGTTTTGCCTCCTGAGATTCTTGATGCTGATGTCTGCTGCAAGCTAGCTTTAACAG GAGCAATTGGTAACTGTCTTGCTGGGGAAAAAGAACTCTCTCGTTATCTTTTGACTATTTTAAACTTGAGCGATGAATACAAGAAATGGGCAAAGTTGGCCGACCCTAAGAATGGGATTCCAGTAGCAGACCACAAAGCAGAATGCTCAGGCAATTTTGAAATGGACATGAAACGAAAAAGGCAATACCCCACAGATCACACACAG GATTTCATAGTGAATAGTGTTCGTAAAACTCTCTTTGAGACAATATCATCTTTCGATGGTAATTTGGATGATGAAAGGGAATTGGCTAGGCTTGTTGATGCAGAGATCTCAGCCTTGCAGAAAGTTTTTCAAGTTCCTGAGAACGTGGGTGTGGATGCTCATGATAAAGTTGCCTGTAAGTTATTGAATCTTTACCGCACGGGGAGGCTTGGACACTATACTTTAGATTGTATCCCATGA
- the LOC107429427 gene encoding DAR GTPase 2, mitochondrial isoform X4, giving the protein MTKASIARQLGNAIVAKNRNSGGWYGPHMAAASRAIQERIPLVDLVLEVRDARIPLSSEYEQLRNYSSTLKRIIVMNKMDLANRSQIKFLNFLQARVRELKRTEQHSSYTTTILLVGIPNVGKSALANSLHKIGRISAAEKGKLKNATVSPQPGETKDISSLKIGSHPNIYVLDTPGVLPPEILDADVCCKLALTGAIGNCLAGEKELSRYLLTILNLSDEYKKWAKLADPKNGIPVADHKAECSGNFEMDMKRKRQYPTDHTQDFIVNSVRKTLFETISSFDGNLDDERELARLVDAEISALQKVFQVPENVGVDAHDKVACKLLNLYRTGRLGHYTLDCIP; this is encoded by the exons ATGACAAAGGCTAGTATAGCAAGACAATTAGGCAATGCCATTGTTGCCAAAAACAGAAACTCTGGAGGATGGTACGGCCCTCACATGGCTGCCGCTTCACGAGCCATTCAGGAGCGCATCCCATTGGTCGATCTTGTTCTCGAGGTTAGAGACGCAAGG ATTCCACTGTCCTCAGAGTATGAACAACTGAGGAACTATTCATCCACCTTAAAACGAATTATAGTGATGAACAAGATGGATCTTGCTAATCGTTCACAAATTAAG TTCTTGAACTTCTTACAAGCCCGAGTGAGGGAATTGAAGAGAACAGAGCAACATTCTAGCTATACTACAACAATATTGCTTGTTGGGATTCCTAATGTTGGTAAATCAGCTCTTGCCAACTCCTTACATAAAATTGGGAGGATTAGTGCAGCAG AGAAGGGAAAGTTGAAGAATGCTACAGTGAGTCCACAACCTGGTGAGACAAAAGACATAAGCAGCTTGAAG ATTGGAAGCCATCCCAATATTTACGTTTTAGATACCCCAGGTGTTTTGCCTCCTGAGATTCTTGATGCTGATGTCTGCTGCAAGCTAGCTTTAACAG GAGCAATTGGTAACTGTCTTGCTGGGGAAAAAGAACTCTCTCGTTATCTTTTGACTATTTTAAACTTGAGCGATGAATACAAGAAATGGGCAAAGTTGGCCGACCCTAAGAATGGGATTCCAGTAGCAGACCACAAAGCAGAATGCTCAGGCAATTTTGAAATGGACATGAAACGAAAAAGGCAATACCCCACAGATCACACACAG GATTTCATAGTGAATAGTGTTCGTAAAACTCTCTTTGAGACAATATCATCTTTCGATGGTAATTTGGATGATGAAAGGGAATTGGCTAGGCTTGTTGATGCAGAGATCTCAGCCTTGCAGAAAGTTTTTCAAGTTCCTGAGAACGTGGGTGTGGATGCTCATGATAAAGTTGCCTGTAAGTTATTGAATCTTTACCGCACGGGGAGGCTTGGACACTATACTTTAGATTGTATCCCATGA